A part of Periophthalmus magnuspinnatus isolate fPerMag1 chromosome 19, fPerMag1.2.pri, whole genome shotgun sequence genomic DNA contains:
- the neurod2 gene encoding neurogenic differentiation factor 2, translated as MLSRLFSEVLPDVQRLAADWAEEHEHEKAKEDDNDTSALMENDLDDAQEGSSRAESELAGDDEDEEEEEEAEEEDCGDENGLGGKPKKRGPKKRKMTAERVERSKVRRMKANARERTRMHDLNSALDNLRKVVPCYSKTQKLSKIETLRLAKNYILALGEILRNGKRPDVVTYVQMLCKGLSQPTTNLVAGCMQLNTRNYLTEQCADGARFHMAGSPFSVPYSYRCSRLSSPHYQPGAGPLSLRAQSYSSAYEASEYSSPDYEAAHSPVCSSRQHESSDSDRNYHYSMHYSGLTTSRNNISFGSSGARNSGAHAENIPPFHDVHLHHDRGAQYEDLNAFFHN; from the coding sequence ATGTTGAGTCGTCTCTTCAGCGAGGTGCTGCCGGACGTTCAGCGGCTCGCGGCGGACTGGGCAGAGGAGCACGAGCACGAGAAGGCGAAAGAAGATGATAATGACACGAGCGCACTAATGGAGAACGACCTGGATGATGCGCAGGAGGGCAGCAGCAGGGCCGAGTCTGAGCTCGCGGGAGACgacgaggacgaggaggaagaggaggaagccgAGGAAGAGGACTGTGGGGACGAGAACGGTTTAGGTGGAAAGCCCAAGAAGCGCGGACCTAAAAAACGTAAGATGACCGCGGAGCGCGTGGAACGGTCCAAAGTGCGGCGCATGAAGGCAAACGCGCGGGAACGCACGCGCATGCACGACTTGAATTCAGCACTGGACAATCTGCGCAAAGTCGTCCCGTGTTATTCTAAAACTCAGAAACTGTCAAAGATAGAGACTCTACGTCTCGCCAAGAACTACATCCTGGCTCTGGGGGAGATCTTGCGCAATGGTAAACGACCTGACGTGGTGACGTACGTGCAAATGCTGTGCAAAGGACTGTCTCAGCCCACCACAAACCTGGTCGCGGGTTGCATGCAGCTCAACACCCGGAATTACCTGACGGAGCAGTGCGCGGACGGTGCGCGCTTTCACATGGCAGGTTCGCCTTTCTCTGTGCCCTACTCCTACCGATGCTCACGACTTTCCAGCCCGCACTACCAGCCTGGAGCGGGCCCCTTGAGCCTGCGCGCCCAAAGCTACAGCTCTGCCTATGAGGCCTCGGAGTACAGCAGCCCGGACTACGAGGCCGCGCACAGCCCCGTGTGCTCGAGCCGGCAGCATGAGTCCTCGGACTCAGACAGGAATTACCATTATTCTATGCATTACTCTGGACTTACCACGTCCAGGAACAACATATCCTTTGGGTCATCTGGAGCGCGCAACAGTGGTGCACACGCGGAAAACATCCCACCTTTCCACGACGTGCACCTGCATCATGATCGTGGCGCACAGTATGAGGATCTCAATGCGTTTTTCCACAACTGA